From Labeo rohita strain BAU-BD-2019 chromosome 18, IGBB_LRoh.1.0, whole genome shotgun sequence, the proteins below share one genomic window:
- the pdcd10a gene encoding programmed cell death protein 10-A, translating into MTMEEMKNEADATSMVSMTLYAVMYPVFNELERVNLSAAQTLRAAFIKAEKENPGLTQDIIMKILEKKNVEINFTESLLRMAADDVEEYMIDRPEREFQDLNERARALKQILSKIPDEINDRVRFLQTIKDIASAIKELLDTVNNVFKKYQYQNRRALEHQKKEFVKHSKSFSDTLKTYFKDGKALNVFASANRLIHQTNLILQTFKLVA; encoded by the exons ATGACAATGGAAGAGATGAAGAATGAAGCGGACGCGACCTCGATGGTATCCATGACGCTCTACGCCGTGATGTACCCTGTCTTCAATGAG CTGGAGAGAGTAAATCTGTCTGCGGCACAGACTCTGAGAGCAGCTTtcataaag GCAGAGAAAGAGAACCCAGGACTGACTCAGGATATTATCATGAAGATTCTGGAGAAGAAGAACGTGGAGATCAACTTCACCGAGTCTTTATTACGCATGGCAGCCGACGATGTTGAGG AGTACATGATTGACAGGCCTGAGCGGGAGTTCCAGGACTTGAATGAAAGAGCTCGCGCTCTGAAACAGATCCTCAGCAAAATCCCTGACGAAATCAACGACCGAGTCCGTTTCCTGCAGACAATCAA AGATATAGCCAGTGCCATAAAAGAACTACTGGACACGGTGAACAACGTCTTTAAGAAATACCAGTACCAGAACAGAAGG GCACTTGAGCATCAGAAGAAAGAGTTTGTGAAACACTCGAAAAGCTTCAGCGACACTCTGAAAACATACTTCAAAGACGGAAA GGCATTAAACGTGTTTGCCAGTGCCAACCGGCTTATCCACCAAACCAACTTGATACTGCAGACCTTCAAACTTGTCGCGTAG